TATAAATGCAATATAAAAATATTAACATGCAAAATATGGTAAAACTATAGATATCCCCAAATTAATAAATAAAATTGTCTACCGTCTCATTTACATGCTTAAGAAACACCAATTTTTTTTTAACATACAGAAATATACAGTTTTGTCAATCAATTATTTACAAGAGACATAATTTTATTCAACCCTCTCGATTATCAATCATACAGTCATTATTATACTGCGTCCTTTGCGATCTTATCCATTTTCATAGAGATAATTCTGGACACCCCGGGTTCTTCCATTGTTACGCCGTAGATTGACTCACCAATACTAATGGTCTTTTTATTATGAGTAATAATAATAAACTGCGTTCTCTTTGCAAATTTTTTAAGCAACTTAATAAACCTGCCAATATTCTCTTCATCCAATGGAGCATCAATCTCATCAAGAAAATAAAAGGGAGAAGGCCTCACCATATATGTTGCAAAGAGAAGAGCTATTGCCGTTAACGCCCTCTCGCCACCGGATAAAAGATTTATATTCTTAAGCCTCTTCCCTGGTGGGCGTGCCATTATGTCTATTCCACTCTCAAGTATGTTGCTTCTATCCGTCAATTCTATTGTGGCATCCCCACCCTCGAAAAGTTGTTTAAAAACAATAGTAAAATTCTTCCTGATCTCTTCAAAGGTTTGCTCTATCATCTGAACAGAAGTGTCAACTAAATCTCTTATAACGGATAGTATACCATCTCTGGCCTTTTCAATATCCTCTTTTTGACCTTGATAATAATTAAACCTCTCTTTCAGATTATTATATTCTTCAACAGCAAGATTATTTATTGGGCCCAGTTCCTGCACCCTCTTTTTAAGTTCCTGAATAGTAGCTTGAAAATGATCGTAATCCGTCTTCTCAATGTCACTTGGTTCAGGTAAATCTGAAGTCTTTTTTTCATACTCTGTCCATAAATATTCCTCAATAGATTTAATCCGAAAATCGATTTCAATAAGGTTTTTTTCCCTTTCGCTAATTTTTTCAACCACCTGCTTCTGATATTCAATATCCCTCCTATAGGCATCCGCCCTCTTTTGTGTTACTATGTTTATCTCCTCTCTCTTGGCAGTATTCTCGTGCATGTTCTTTTTGAGTGACTCACTCTTCTTATTGAATTCGAATAAAAGAGACTCCCATTCCTTAATCTCACCAGCCAACTTTTCTGCGATATTTTCAGATTGGGATATATCATCCATAAAATTCTCTATCTGTTTTTCAATATCAATTATCTGCATGTCAAGTGACTTAAGATGTTTCTCAATCCAATTCTTCTCATTTTCATTTATTGACAACTCCTTCTCCAATCTAGAAATTCCCCTATTCACATTCTCAAGTTCATTTTGTTCTCTTTGGATATACAATTCCAAGGCATCTATCTCAGAGCGTAAATTATCAATCAAAGACATCTTATCTCTGATGTTTCTATCTAAATCTTCTTTTTTTGCATGGATACCAGTTTTATCAAAGAGAATAGACCTAAAGCCATCCTCATATCTCTCAAACTTCAATATATCAACCTTTAGTGATTCTATATCAATATGACTCAAATCCTCAAGAGCCACCTCCACCCTGCCTGCCGGCAGGTTGATTAAAGCATCTTGAATTTTACTATCAATATTATTCAATCTATCATTTATTCGACCCCTTACCTCCTGTCTTTTCACTTCAGAAAGCATAAGCTCCGCCTTTCGTTTTTCAATAGCATCAATGAGCCTCTTTATCACCTCCTCAAGGTTATCCCTTAACCCTTTTAGCCCCAGCTCCTCGGACT
The sequence above is drawn from the Spirochaetota bacterium genome and encodes:
- a CDS encoding AAA family ATPase — its product is MFLKSLEMFGFKSFADKVRIVFEPGITVIVGPNGCGKSNTMDGVRWVLGEKQARSIRGEKMEDVIFSGTEQRKPVSLAEISITLDNSSRLLDIASDSVTVSRRVFRDGESEYYINKSQVRLKEIETLFLDTGIGKSAYSVMEQGKIDLILSNKPEDRRFLFEEAAGISRFKFQKKESLKKLNDTESNLERINDIIKEIERERDLKAKQAEKLNTYLSLKEGIKDNDIKLHIHKYILLSKKKIKLQSGIERLRQERESISAKVSLISAENERDEKLKNDIQLQLFELDKELHTYRIKVEDIINKTEKNYRLIKEQHNRRDSIKKKTDERIKNLYRLREERGETENAGRELANRLKTDNCKLDELLGIQKLKLDSIQKSRNNIEENKGRIESEELGLKGLRDNLEEVIKRLIDAIEKRKAELMLSEVKRQEVRGRINDRLNNIDSKIQDALINLPAGRVEVALEDLSHIDIESLKVDILKFERYEDGFRSILFDKTGIHAKKEDLDRNIRDKMSLIDNLRSEIDALELYIQREQNELENVNRGISRLEKELSINENEKNWIEKHLKSLDMQIIDIEKQIENFMDDISQSENIAEKLAGEIKEWESLLFEFNKKSESLKKNMHENTAKREEINIVTQKRADAYRRDIEYQKQVVEKISEREKNLIEIDFRIKSIEEYLWTEYEKKTSDLPEPSDIEKTDYDHFQATIQELKKRVQELGPINNLAVEEYNNLKERFNYYQGQKEDIEKARDGILSVIRDLVDTSVQMIEQTFEEIRKNFTIVFKQLFEGGDATIELTDRSNILESGIDIMARPPGKRLKNINLLSGGERALTAIALLFATYMVRPSPFYFLDEIDAPLDEENIGRFIKLLKKFAKRTQFIIITHNKKTISIGESIYGVTMEEPGVSRIISMKMDKIAKDAV